One window of the Halobacillus litoralis genome contains the following:
- a CDS encoding cytochrome d ubiquinol oxidase subunit II, whose amino-acid sequence MSYELIGITVLWLFLYGYLIVASVDFGAGFFAYYAKLTKKDHLINQLISRYLSPVWEVTNVFFVFFFVGLIGFFPDMAYYFGQALLIPGSIAIVLLAIRGSFYAFENYGSKNNHFYMFLYGATGLLIPASLSTALTISEGGYIEETANGVQLLFGELLTSPYSWSVVFLAIVSVLYISSMFLTYYADRAGDEPALEIVRKYALFWSSPTIIASLTTFIALSQQNMDHFQRAIELWWVFGISVGFFMIAVFLVYTGKYYGWAFIAVMMQFFVAFFGYGASHLPYLLKPYVTLTSGVTNEAMAVALIIVFIAGLLLLIPSLILLMRMFLFDADYVKGKK is encoded by the coding sequence ATGAGTTATGAATTGATTGGAATTACAGTGCTTTGGTTATTCCTTTATGGATATTTGATTGTAGCCTCTGTAGATTTCGGTGCTGGTTTTTTCGCCTATTATGCAAAACTCACCAAGAAAGATCACTTGATCAACCAGCTGATCTCCAGATATTTATCACCGGTGTGGGAAGTGACGAATGTCTTCTTCGTCTTCTTCTTCGTCGGATTGATCGGTTTCTTTCCGGATATGGCTTACTATTTTGGTCAAGCTTTACTCATTCCAGGTAGTATTGCAATCGTACTCCTTGCCATCCGTGGTTCCTTTTATGCGTTTGAAAACTATGGATCGAAGAATAACCATTTTTACATGTTCCTCTATGGAGCGACAGGACTTCTGATTCCTGCTTCATTATCGACTGCGCTGACGATTTCAGAAGGCGGATATATTGAAGAAACAGCCAATGGAGTACAGTTGTTATTCGGAGAATTATTAACGAGCCCCTATTCCTGGAGTGTTGTCTTTCTCGCGATAGTCTCGGTACTTTATATAAGTTCCATGTTTCTCACTTATTACGCCGATCGGGCAGGAGATGAACCAGCTCTTGAAATCGTTCGGAAATATGCGTTGTTCTGGAGTTCACCAACGATTATTGCCAGTTTGACGACGTTCATCGCTTTAAGCCAGCAAAATATGGATCATTTCCAACGCGCCATCGAGCTATGGTGGGTATTCGGAATTTCCGTCGGCTTCTTCATGATCGCTGTCTTTCTCGTCTATACAGGGAAATATTACGGATGGGCTTTCATTGCTGTGATGATGCAGTTCTTTGTCGCCTTCTTCGGTTATGGAGCGTCACACCTGCCGTATCTATTAAAACCCTATGTAACGCTTACGAGCGGGGTGACGAACGAAGCGATGGCCGTCGCACTGATCATCGTTTTCATCGCCGGTTTACTGCTTTTGATTCCATCCTTGATTCTGTTGATGCGCATGTTCCTCTTTGATGCGGATTATGTGAAAGGGAAAAAATAG
- a CDS encoding cytochrome ubiquinol oxidase subunit I, with protein sequence MFEFDTVTMSRALTAMTLIFHAIFATIGVGVPVLVSTAELIGIKKKDSHYTLLARRWTRGYTITVAVGVVTGTAIGLQLSLIWPSFMRIAGNVIALPLFMETFAFFFEAIFLGIYLYTWDRFKKPIYHWLLSIPVVIGGTMSAFFITTVNSFMNTPQGFDLEGGRFTSVDPLKAMFNPATPTKVFHVISSSYLTAAAILAGIAAFIILMKKGTSYHKKALKLTVSMMFLFAILTAVAGDMSAKFLAEHQPEKLAAGEWHFETEEAADLVVFGTLNENNQVENAIRIPNALSFLAHGDFNAEVEGLDETPVDEQPPLWIHYMFDLMVSIGFYLLGISFLFLLFWKVKKWNPFHPILLWAIALAGPLSMLAVEFGWVFAEVGRQPWILRGFMTVAEGATTSPYVFEMFVLFAALYVVLAIGCIIALRKIFKNKPAELELEHRYPHTATATKEDERT encoded by the coding sequence ATGTTTGAATTTGATACGGTCACGATGAGCCGAGCGCTCACGGCCATGACGCTGATCTTCCACGCGATATTTGCCACTATCGGCGTAGGCGTGCCGGTTCTGGTTTCTACCGCTGAATTAATAGGAATTAAGAAAAAGGATTCACACTATACATTACTAGCCAGGCGCTGGACACGCGGGTACACCATAACGGTTGCCGTCGGGGTTGTGACAGGGACGGCGATCGGTTTGCAGCTTTCTCTGATTTGGCCGAGTTTCATGCGAATCGCAGGGAATGTGATTGCACTGCCATTGTTCATGGAAACTTTCGCCTTCTTTTTTGAAGCGATCTTTTTAGGTATTTACCTTTATACTTGGGACCGGTTCAAAAAGCCGATCTATCATTGGCTGCTCTCAATTCCTGTCGTGATCGGAGGCACGATGTCGGCCTTTTTCATTACGACAGTGAATTCATTCATGAACACACCACAAGGGTTCGACCTTGAAGGAGGTCGGTTTACGTCTGTCGATCCTCTGAAAGCGATGTTCAATCCGGCTACACCGACAAAAGTCTTTCATGTCATCTCTTCATCCTATTTGACAGCAGCGGCGATCCTGGCTGGAATCGCTGCCTTCATCATTTTGATGAAAAAAGGAACATCATACCATAAGAAAGCATTGAAGCTTACGGTTTCGATGATGTTCCTGTTTGCTATTTTGACTGCTGTCGCCGGTGATATGTCAGCGAAATTCTTAGCTGAGCACCAACCTGAGAAATTGGCCGCTGGAGAGTGGCACTTTGAAACAGAAGAGGCCGCAGACCTTGTTGTTTTCGGTACGTTGAACGAAAATAATCAAGTGGAAAACGCCATACGGATTCCGAATGCACTGAGCTTCCTTGCACACGGAGACTTTAACGCAGAAGTTGAGGGACTTGACGAAACACCGGTTGATGAACAACCGCCACTTTGGATTCACTATATGTTTGATTTAATGGTCAGCATCGGTTTTTATTTACTGGGCATTTCATTTCTCTTCCTATTGTTCTGGAAGGTGAAGAAATGGAACCCATTCCACCCGATTTTATTATGGGCTATAGCTTTGGCAGGTCCGTTATCCATGCTTGCCGTCGAGTTCGGTTGGGTTTTCGCTGAAGTCGGACGTCAACCATGGATCTTAAGGGGTTTCATGACTGTAGCAGAAGGAGCGACTACATCTCCTTATGTGTTTGAAATGTTCGTATTATTTGCTGCGCTCTATGTAGTCCTGGCAATCGGATGTATTATCGCCCTTAGAAAGATATTCAAAAACAAACCGGCTGAGCTTGAACTGGAACACCGTTATCCTCATACAGCCACTGCAACTAAGGAGGATGAGCGCACATGA
- a CDS encoding ABC transporter ATP-binding protein, with translation MAKKPKHKPETNKHLNRFKYTQDQAVEKSFNWSQMWRLLTYIKPYAKKLLPISIIAMLVSTIVRLVVPILIGKVAIDVAIADANANLLIQLVIGIAVLYLLSYIGNALRIKYVNILGQNVIYDLRQHLFSHVQRLSHRFFDSKSAGSILVRIMNDINSLQELFTNGIINLLMDVVMLTGIIVILFALSPKLALAILIIMPIMFYISTKLRRNIRRSWQDVRIQQSRLNSHLNESLQGIRITQSFSQEKENTEYFDGVNTDTFQSWNRATRKSAMFRPFVEMSNAVGTVILVAFGAYMIIQGDITTGTFVSFAFFLGMFWEPISRLGMMYNQLLMAMAASERIFEFLDEQPNVKEKDDAKHLKDMKGHIEFDHVQFAYDDKRIALHDINLEMKQGETVALVGHTGSGKSTIANLISRFYDPTKGSVKIDGVDLQDATIDSVRQQISVVLQDTFIFSGTIMENIRFGRPDASDEDVIEAAKVVGADDFIQRLNNGYETEVEERGNILSAGERQLLSFARALLANPRILILDEATASIDTETELKIQKALQKLLKGRTAIMIAHRLSTIREADNIFVLENGRILEQGSHDELMDQQGEYYELVKSQFQMLDAI, from the coding sequence GTGGCTAAAAAACCGAAGCATAAACCAGAAACGAATAAACACTTGAACCGTTTCAAGTACACCCAAGACCAGGCAGTAGAAAAATCATTCAACTGGTCACAAATGTGGCGTCTGCTGACATATATTAAACCTTACGCTAAAAAATTGCTGCCGATCTCTATCATTGCCATGCTCGTTTCGACAATCGTCCGCCTCGTCGTGCCGATTTTGATTGGTAAAGTGGCCATTGATGTCGCTATTGCAGATGCCAATGCGAATCTCTTGATTCAACTGGTTATCGGTATTGCCGTTTTATATTTACTGAGTTATATAGGAAATGCACTCAGGATCAAGTATGTAAACATTCTTGGTCAAAATGTCATCTATGATTTAAGACAGCATTTGTTTTCACACGTGCAAAGGTTATCCCATCGATTTTTTGATTCTAAATCGGCCGGTTCGATTCTCGTCCGGATCATGAACGATATCAATTCACTGCAAGAGTTGTTTACGAATGGAATCATCAATTTGTTGATGGATGTCGTCATGCTGACAGGAATTATCGTAATATTGTTTGCGCTCAGCCCGAAACTGGCGCTGGCGATTTTGATCATCATGCCGATCATGTTCTACATTTCTACCAAACTGCGACGAAATATCCGCAGATCCTGGCAGGATGTCAGAATCCAACAGTCCCGCTTGAATTCACATTTGAATGAAAGTCTGCAAGGGATCCGCATCACACAATCATTTTCTCAAGAGAAAGAGAACACAGAGTATTTTGATGGAGTGAACACAGATACCTTCCAATCCTGGAATAGAGCGACACGGAAGAGTGCGATGTTCCGGCCATTCGTTGAGATGAGTAATGCGGTTGGTACCGTGATACTTGTTGCTTTTGGTGCCTATATGATTATACAAGGTGATATTACAACTGGTACATTTGTATCATTCGCCTTCTTTCTCGGCATGTTCTGGGAGCCGATTTCAAGACTTGGAATGATGTATAACCAGCTCCTCATGGCGATGGCGGCGTCTGAACGCATTTTCGAATTTCTTGATGAGCAACCGAATGTGAAAGAGAAGGACGACGCCAAGCATTTGAAAGATATGAAGGGACATATCGAGTTCGATCATGTGCAGTTCGCTTACGATGATAAGCGAATCGCCCTTCACGACATCAATCTGGAGATGAAACAAGGGGAAACAGTTGCTCTTGTCGGTCATACGGGCTCAGGAAAATCGACGATCGCAAACTTGATCAGCCGTTTTTATGACCCTACCAAAGGATCTGTGAAAATTGACGGTGTCGACCTGCAAGATGCCACGATAGATAGTGTACGTCAGCAAATCAGTGTCGTACTTCAGGATACTTTCATTTTCTCAGGTACGATTATGGAAAATATCCGTTTCGGCCGCCCCGATGCTTCCGATGAAGATGTCATAGAGGCAGCTAAAGTTGTAGGAGCGGATGATTTCATTCAGCGGTTGAATAATGGCTATGAAACAGAAGTCGAGGAACGGGGGAACATTTTGTCAGCAGGTGAACGACAACTGCTGTCCTTCGCTCGCGCTTTGCTTGCCAATCCGCGAATTCTTATCCTGGATGAGGCAACCGCAAGTATTGATACAGAAACAGAACTCAAAATCCAGAAAGCATTACAGAAACTGTTGAAGGGCCGGACAGCGATTATGATTGCCCACCGCCTTTCGACCATTCGGGAAGCAGATAACATTTTCGTATTAGAAAATGGCCGCATCCTCGAGCAGGGTTCTCATGATGAATTAATGGACCAACAAGGTGAATATTATGAATTAGTCAAATCTCAATTTCAAATGCTTGATGCGATTTAG
- a CDS encoding ABC transporter ATP-binding protein, whose protein sequence is MDTFKKLKEFYWPYRKFFFWSLFSLLFVTGITVAYPIILKITIDDVVGQERYNLIPYLCAAFIILMIIKGIATYFHQYLGDFFGIRSVYTLRDALYQKLQRLPFRYYDNAKTGDLMSRLTADVEGFRFFLSMGFSELVRIVLLIVISLSVMFYFSVPLALVTMAAMPFLAIVVYRFDRKVHPAFRKIRKSFGKLNTRVQENISGMNTVKSLSREDFEIGRFSNRSDDYRTKFITTSNIWSKYFPLMEFIGNVSVVALLAYGGYLVMNNALQLGELVAFFSLVWYILGPLMNLGFVINLFSQAKASGERLLEILEADEEITEKEDAIVTDRLQGHVSFEDVTLTYVEDDDSALKNITFDAPPGKTIGLIGATGAGKTSITQLITRFYEPEQGEVLVDGEPVQNYGLKTLRKNIGFVLQESFLFSTSIKENIAYGNPDADLDDVMDAAKRAQAHDFIMEMPEGYDTLLGERGMGLSGGQKQRIAIARAILIDPAILVLDDATSAVDMETEFKIQKALQDVMKGRTTFIIAHRISSLKHADEILVLEDGAVKERGVHDELLNNGGPYQRIYDIQYQDKEKIINTSSVS, encoded by the coding sequence ATGGATACATTTAAAAAATTAAAGGAATTTTATTGGCCATATAGGAAGTTTTTCTTCTGGTCGCTTTTTTCACTTTTGTTCGTGACTGGAATCACTGTAGCCTATCCAATCATTCTGAAAATCACCATTGATGATGTAGTGGGCCAGGAAAGATACAACCTTATTCCATATCTTTGTGCAGCATTTATTATCCTAATGATCATTAAGGGAATCGCTACATACTTCCATCAGTATTTAGGTGATTTTTTTGGTATTCGCTCCGTTTATACACTAAGGGATGCACTTTATCAAAAGCTGCAGCGTCTTCCTTTCCGCTATTATGACAATGCTAAGACGGGAGACTTGATGTCCCGGTTGACTGCCGATGTAGAAGGGTTCCGCTTCTTTCTTTCAATGGGATTCTCAGAACTGGTCCGTATCGTTTTGTTGATCGTCATCAGTTTGAGTGTCATGTTCTACTTTTCGGTTCCACTTGCACTCGTTACTATGGCAGCTATGCCATTTTTGGCAATTGTCGTCTATCGTTTCGATCGGAAAGTGCACCCGGCATTCAGAAAAATCCGTAAATCTTTCGGTAAACTGAATACAAGAGTCCAGGAAAATATCAGTGGGATGAATACAGTCAAATCATTGTCCCGCGAGGATTTTGAGATCGGCCGCTTTTCCAATAGAAGCGACGATTACCGGACCAAATTCATTACGACTTCAAACATTTGGTCGAAGTACTTTCCTTTGATGGAATTCATCGGAAATGTCTCGGTTGTCGCTTTACTGGCATACGGCGGATATTTGGTCATGAATAACGCCCTGCAACTAGGCGAACTTGTCGCGTTCTTCAGCCTTGTTTGGTACATTCTCGGTCCATTGATGAACTTAGGTTTCGTCATCAACTTGTTTTCACAGGCTAAGGCATCAGGAGAACGGCTGTTGGAAATTTTAGAAGCTGATGAAGAAATCACTGAAAAAGAAGACGCGATCGTCACAGATCGTCTGCAAGGGCACGTATCCTTTGAAGATGTGACACTGACGTACGTCGAAGACGATGATTCTGCACTTAAAAACATCACTTTTGATGCACCGCCTGGAAAAACGATAGGCTTGATCGGAGCTACAGGTGCCGGGAAAACGAGTATCACCCAGTTGATCACTCGTTTCTATGAGCCTGAACAAGGGGAAGTACTCGTGGACGGGGAGCCAGTCCAGAATTATGGTCTCAAAACACTAAGGAAAAATATCGGCTTTGTTTTACAAGAATCATTCTTATTTTCCACATCAATAAAGGAAAACATTGCCTACGGAAACCCTGATGCGGACCTTGATGACGTGATGGATGCTGCCAAACGGGCACAAGCGCATGACTTCATTATGGAAATGCCTGAGGGGTATGATACGTTGCTGGGAGAACGCGGCATGGGCCTTTCGGGTGGTCAGAAACAACGGATTGCGATTGCCCGCGCGATTCTGATCGACCCTGCCATTTTGGTTCTTGATGATGCGACATCAGCAGTTGATATGGAAACAGAGTTCAAAATTCAAAAAGCACTCCAAGATGTAATGAAAGGGCGCACGACCTTTATCATTGCGCACCGTATTTCTTCCTTGAAACATGCTGATGAAATATTAGTCCTTGAGGATGGAGCTGTTAAGGAGCGGGGCGTCCATGACGAGTTGCTCAATAATGGCGGGCCATATCAAAGAATCTACGATATCCAGTATCAAGATAAAGAGAAAATCATTAACACGTCGAGTGTTTCCTGA
- a CDS encoding redoxin domain-containing protein, whose protein sequence is MRLRTPIPELPEATEWLNSEPLSKEDLVGGKPTLIHFWSVSCGLCKEAMPNVNEFRDEYSDDLNVIAVHMPRSEKDLDLEQIKEVAEEHGITQPIYVDNQHALTDAFENQYVPAYYVFDEEGNLRHFQAGGGGMKMLRKRVNRVLGVNQK, encoded by the coding sequence ATGCGTTTACGCACACCGATACCAGAATTACCAGAAGCTACAGAGTGGTTGAATAGTGAACCATTATCTAAAGAAGATTTGGTTGGAGGCAAACCGACATTGATCCATTTCTGGTCTGTCAGCTGTGGCCTCTGTAAAGAAGCAATGCCGAATGTCAATGAATTTCGCGATGAATACAGTGACGATTTAAATGTCATTGCCGTGCACATGCCACGTTCAGAGAAGGACTTGGACCTGGAACAAATCAAGGAAGTTGCTGAAGAGCACGGCATTACGCAGCCGATTTATGTAGACAATCAACATGCGTTGACTGACGCTTTCGAAAATCAATACGTTCCTGCTTATTATGTATTTGATGAAGAAGGTAATTTGCGTCACTTCCAAGCGGGCGGCGGAGGCATGAAAATGCTTCGCAAACGCGTGAACCGTGTATTAGGCGTCAATCAAAAATAA
- a CDS encoding peroxiredoxin, whose amino-acid sequence MAERMVAKQAPRFEMDAVLPNKEFGKVSLEENMKNDKWTVLYFYPMDFTFVCPTEITALSDRFDEFEDLDAEVVGVSTDTIHTHLAWINTSRDENGLGDLQYSLAADTNHQVSRDYGVLLEEEGVALRGLFIISPEGELQYQVVNHNNIGRDVDETLRVLQALQTGGLCPANWKPGQETL is encoded by the coding sequence ATGGCAGAACGTATGGTAGCTAAGCAGGCACCACGATTTGAAATGGATGCGGTGCTTCCAAACAAAGAATTTGGTAAAGTATCACTTGAAGAAAACATGAAAAATGACAAATGGACGGTTCTCTATTTTTATCCAATGGACTTTACCTTTGTATGTCCAACAGAAATTACAGCGCTTTCTGACCGTTTCGACGAGTTTGAAGATCTGGATGCAGAAGTTGTGGGCGTGTCTACAGATACTATCCACACACACCTGGCATGGATCAATACATCTCGTGATGAAAATGGTCTTGGAGATTTACAATATTCCTTGGCAGCAGACACGAATCATCAAGTGTCCCGTGACTATGGTGTCCTTCTTGAAGAAGAAGGTGTAGCCCTTCGTGGTCTATTTATCATCAGCCCTGAGGGAGAGCTGCAATACCAGGTTGTTAACCATAACAATATCGGTCGCGACGTTGATGAAACGCTTCGTGTCCTACAAGCTCTTCAAACTGGTGGGCTCTGCCCGGCAAACTGGAAACCAGGTCAAGAAACCCTATAA
- a CDS encoding mechanosensitive ion channel family protein — translation MNLFEEGFKFNPTVVVEWLITGGLKVLVLLIAFAIIKPIGSKAIEAAINRMSTQRKISERRNQTLQKLTVNIFSYVLFFILVMMLLSTVGIEIGPLLAGAGIVGLAIGFGAQGLVSDIVTGFFLLLERQIEVDDYVTAGGYDGVVEEVGIRTTKVRSFDGTLNFIPNRNIAGVANHSRGNMRALVDIGIGYDENIDQAMDVLHKVAEDFAEDERFKEGPSVLGVQSLGSSDVVIRILGKTENMQQWAVERDLRKAMKEALDAAGIEIPYPHQVFVQKES, via the coding sequence ATGAACTTATTTGAAGAAGGATTTAAATTCAATCCGACAGTAGTCGTCGAATGGTTGATTACTGGCGGCTTAAAGGTTCTCGTCTTATTAATCGCTTTTGCCATTATTAAGCCGATTGGCAGTAAAGCAATTGAAGCGGCCATCAACCGGATGAGCACACAGCGAAAAATATCAGAAAGGCGAAACCAAACTCTCCAGAAGCTTACTGTAAACATTTTCTCCTATGTCCTATTTTTTATACTTGTCATGATGCTATTGAGCACAGTAGGTATAGAAATCGGCCCACTTCTTGCCGGGGCTGGAATTGTCGGCCTTGCCATCGGATTTGGTGCACAGGGACTTGTTTCTGATATCGTTACAGGTTTCTTCCTGTTGCTGGAGCGGCAAATTGAAGTCGATGATTATGTTACAGCAGGCGGCTATGATGGTGTCGTTGAGGAAGTCGGCATACGTACAACGAAAGTACGCAGCTTTGACGGTACGCTCAACTTCATTCCCAACCGGAACATTGCCGGGGTAGCCAACCATTCCCGTGGCAACATGCGTGCACTCGTCGACATCGGCATCGGGTATGATGAAAACATCGACCAGGCGATGGATGTCCTGCATAAGGTAGCTGAAGACTTCGCTGAAGATGAACGCTTCAAGGAAGGTCCAAGTGTCCTTGGCGTACAAAGTCTCGGTTCCTCTGACGTTGTCATCCGTATTTTAGGTAAAACGGAAAACATGCAGCAATGGGCTGTGGAGCGTGACTTAAGAAAAGCTATGAAAGAAGCACTTGATGCAGCTGGAATCGAAATTCCTTATCCACACCAGGTTTTTGTACAAAAAGAGTCTTAA
- a CDS encoding hemolysin family protein, with the protein METTIKLFAVALLIILTAFFVASEFAIVKVRKTRLESRASEGDSKANNAMTVLNDLDYYLSACQLGITITALGLGWLGEPTLEVLLRPLLDQVALPEGVTHTISFAIAFFIITFLHVVLGELAPKTMAIQKAEGITLLLAKPLMLYSKLMYPLIWLLNGSANILVRMFGFQTAREADEVHSEDELRHILTKSYQKGEINRSEYTYVDRIFEFDNRTAKEIMIPRTEMAVIDVHQSVTNAIREVKHNRYTRYPIVEGDKDQVVGVIHMKELLYDDAENQGSLRPFLRPVMKVFENVPIQDLLVKMQKEHTHLAILIDEYGGTAGMVTVEDILEEIVGEIRDEFDSEEERDIKRLKNGHFLLEGKTAIQDVNDYFDIQLNHHEIDTISGWLYTKDYEAKEGTLVTEEDHHFKIVDMVKGQIKKVEVWKEVE; encoded by the coding sequence ATGGAAACAACAATCAAACTTTTCGCTGTGGCTCTCCTGATCATTTTGACAGCTTTTTTCGTCGCCAGCGAGTTCGCCATTGTCAAGGTCAGGAAGACGAGACTGGAATCGAGGGCTTCCGAAGGGGATTCGAAAGCGAATAATGCTATGACAGTGCTGAATGATCTGGATTATTATTTGTCCGCGTGCCAACTGGGTATTACAATCACAGCTCTTGGTCTAGGCTGGTTAGGGGAGCCGACACTTGAGGTCCTTTTAAGACCGTTGCTGGATCAGGTTGCGCTTCCCGAAGGAGTGACACATACGATATCCTTTGCAATCGCCTTCTTTATCATCACCTTTTTACATGTGGTTCTCGGTGAACTGGCTCCAAAAACGATGGCCATTCAGAAGGCTGAGGGCATCACTTTGTTGCTTGCTAAACCATTGATGTTATATAGCAAGCTTATGTATCCATTGATTTGGCTGTTGAACGGTTCTGCTAATATTTTGGTGCGGATGTTCGGTTTTCAGACCGCTAGAGAAGCGGATGAAGTCCATTCCGAAGACGAGTTACGCCACATTCTGACGAAAAGTTATCAAAAAGGCGAAATTAACCGATCTGAATATACGTATGTGGATAGGATATTCGAGTTTGATAATAGGACTGCGAAAGAAATCATGATTCCGAGAACAGAAATGGCAGTCATCGATGTCCATCAATCAGTGACTAACGCCATACGGGAAGTCAAACACAACCGGTATACAAGGTACCCGATTGTCGAAGGAGATAAAGACCAGGTGGTCGGAGTCATTCATATGAAGGAATTGCTCTATGACGATGCTGAAAATCAGGGAAGCCTGCGTCCATTCCTCCGCCCTGTCATGAAAGTATTTGAAAATGTACCTATCCAGGATTTGCTTGTGAAAATGCAGAAAGAGCATACACACTTAGCCATATTAATTGATGAATACGGGGGTACAGCGGGTATGGTGACCGTTGAGGATATTCTGGAGGAGATCGTCGGTGAGATCAGGGACGAATTTGACTCGGAAGAGGAGCGGGACATTAAACGTTTGAAAAATGGCCACTTCCTTTTAGAAGGAAAGACAGCTATCCAGGATGTCAATGACTATTTTGATATTCAGTTGAATCATCATGAAATTGATACCATATCAGGCTGGCTTTACACAAAAGATTATGAAGCAAAAGAAGGGACATTGGTGACAGAAGAAGATCATCATTTCAAAATAGTTGATATGGTCAAAGGTCAGATCAAAAAAGTAGAAGTTTGGAAAGAGGTCGAATAG
- a CDS encoding N-acetyldiaminopimelate deacetylase → MQQERLTSIRRDLHKIPELGFEEFKTQQYLLDYIAALPQESLTVETWKTGIFVRVKGENGDKTVGYRADIDGLPLKEETGFPFSSTHEGRMHACGHDFHMTIALGALTRLAADPADDDVVFIFQPAEEGPGGAEPMLESEMMEHFRPDVIFGLHIAPDLPVGTVSSKPGLLFANTSELFIDFTGVGGHAAFPHLTHDMVVTASSFVTHLQQIVARRVDPLDSAVITVGKIEAGTVQNIISQNARLEGTVRSLSPDAMDKVKMEIEKIAKGFEIADDCEIAIDYGSNYHQVFNEETHVQLFKRIMERTPYNFQEAKMAMTGEDFGYMLREIPGFMFWLGVDSEAGLHQSTLKPDEKALVVGVDIVEQTLREL, encoded by the coding sequence ATGCAGCAGGAAAGATTGACATCCATCAGACGGGATTTGCACAAAATCCCTGAACTTGGTTTTGAGGAATTCAAAACACAACAATATCTATTAGACTATATCGCAGCATTGCCTCAGGAATCTTTGACTGTAGAGACATGGAAAACAGGGATTTTTGTTCGTGTGAAAGGAGAGAACGGGGACAAGACTGTGGGATATCGCGCAGATATCGACGGACTGCCATTAAAAGAAGAAACGGGTTTTCCTTTTTCTTCGACACATGAAGGGCGGATGCACGCTTGCGGGCATGATTTTCACATGACGATCGCACTGGGCGCGCTGACGCGTTTAGCTGCGGATCCGGCAGATGATGATGTTGTGTTTATTTTCCAACCGGCAGAAGAAGGGCCAGGTGGAGCAGAACCTATGCTGGAGTCTGAAATGATGGAGCATTTCCGCCCGGATGTCATTTTCGGTCTTCATATTGCGCCAGACTTACCCGTTGGTACGGTTTCATCAAAACCGGGTTTGCTCTTTGCCAATACGAGCGAATTGTTCATCGATTTTACAGGTGTCGGCGGGCATGCAGCTTTTCCTCATTTGACACATGATATGGTTGTGACGGCAAGTTCATTCGTTACGCACTTGCAGCAAATCGTAGCGCGCAGAGTCGACCCGCTCGACAGTGCTGTTATCACTGTAGGGAAAATAGAAGCGGGTACTGTGCAGAACATCATTTCTCAAAATGCCAGGCTAGAAGGGACAGTGCGTAGCCTTTCTCCTGATGCAATGGATAAAGTGAAGATGGAAATAGAAAAGATTGCAAAAGGGTTTGAAATCGCCGATGATTGCGAAATCGCCATTGACTATGGTTCGAATTATCATCAAGTGTTCAATGAAGAGACACATGTCCAGCTTTTTAAAAGAATCATGGAAAGGACACCATACAATTTTCAAGAGGCGAAGATGGCGATGACAGGAGAGGACTTCGGGTATATGCTTAGGGAAATCCCTGGTTTCATGTTTTGGCTTGGGGTTGATTCCGAAGCGGGATTGCATCAATCAACATTAAAGCCAGATGAAAAGGCCCTTGTCGTCGGCGTGGATATTGTGGAACAGACGTTGCGCGAACTCTGA